From one Anopheles cruzii chromosome 3, idAnoCruzAS_RS32_06, whole genome shotgun sequence genomic stretch:
- the LOC128273997 gene encoding uncharacterized protein LOC128273997 — translation MDENFRNFSFTASGPVGFTSSRSEDIDGKRPTRECGVDPRPVPACSDATTEPKERKEMATQTISAPRTGKFSTYDDSKLATFIRKVQPIVDEELSYGMTPLFDCNDNPYDASFDRYRVRCHQELTVKLHDLATQGDGRPFTAGAAAWLSICTRDAPLLVIACSPSHDAWCDHFASIVTVFSPTRNRYGGSVQWAELCSNPVKACIESLETNPFNRDMCAGGTVAGDVYIWQYEMNRKNERNSFTELHSETTDCGKVVDMAWARYSLMSKADHALLTAHGDGTVIQWRVGKTIVKDKIFKLSSPSPTLASLGKALILTRILATSNAEFVVGCADGSLLLCSTTQLLPLGGSNGHGGGKLNYFSPATVELKSHSFAVTSLQKILNRRQELLISCDLTGEVFFHDITDAINSTPTLIVKMPLPFKTRIVCTGDTEYIFSPTANGLLELYRIGSGQVDSIEPSLPLKGTPNLIEMTANGKWLITGTYNGTFIIYCVEMDY, via the exons ATGGACGAAAATTTTCGCAATTTTTCGTTTACCGCTAGCGGACCGGTCGGATTTACGTCGTCACGCTCCGAGGACATCGACGGGAAGCGACCGACCCGGGAGTGCGGTGTGGACCCACGACCGGTGCCAGCATGTTCCGATGCAACGACGGAACCGAAGGAAAGAAAGGAGATGGCC ACACAAACCATCAGCGCACCGCGTACAGGAAAATTTTCAACCTACGACGACTCCAAGCTGGCCACCTTCATACGAAAGGTACAACCGATAGTGGACGAAGAGCTGTCCTACGGTATGACGCCGCTGTTCGATTGTAACGACAACCCGTACGACGCATCCTTCGACCGGTACCGTGTTCGGTGTCACCAGGAACTCACCGTAAAGCTTCACGACCTAGCGACACAGGGTGATGGAAGACCATTTACAGCCGGTGCTGCCGCGTGGCTTTCCATCTGCACCCGTGACGCGCCGCTTCTGGTGATTGCTTGCAGTCCCAGCCACGATGCGTGGTGTGACCATTTCGCGTCCATCGTAACCGTTTTCAGTCCCACCCGCAACCGGTATGGGGGTTCGGTGCAGTGGGCGGAACTTTGCAGCAATCCGGTGAAGGCTTGCATCGAATCGCTCGAGACGAACCCGTTCAATCGGGACATGTGCGCCGGTGGAACCGTAGCGGGCGATGTCTACATCTGGCAGTACGAGATGAAtcgaaaaaacgaaaggaatTCTTTTACCGAGCTGCACTCCGAGACCACCGACTGTGGAAAGGTGGTCGACATGGCGTGGGCACGGTACAGCCTAATGTCCAAGGCCGACCATGCGCTGCTAACGGCACACGGTGACGGAACCGTTATCCAGTGGCGTGTTGGAAAGACCATCGTGAAGGACAAAATCTTTAAACTgtcttcgccatcgccgacgTTGGCCAGTCTGGGGAAAGCTCTCATATTGACTCGTATACTGGCCACTTCGAACGCGGAGTTTGTTGTCGGCTGTGCGGATGGTTCGTTGCTGCTCTGTTCCACCACACAGCTGCTGCCTCTCGGTGGCTCCAATGGTCATGGTGGTGGGAAACTGAATTACTTTTCTCCTGCGACGGTGGAATTGAAAAGCCATTCGTTTGCCGTCACGAGCTTACAGAAGATCCTGAACCGCCGCCAAGAGTTGCTCATTAGTTGTGATCTTACGGGAGAGGTGTTTTTTCACGACATTACCGACGCCATC AACTCCACTCCAACGCTGATCGTTAAGATGCCACTTCCGTTCAAGACACGCATTGTCTGCACCGGCGACACGGAGTATATCTTCTCCCCGACCGCAAACGGACTGCTGGAACTGTATCGTATTGGCAGTGGGCAGGTGGACAGCATCGAGCCGTCTTTACCGCTGAAAGGAACAccaaatttaattgaaatgacAGCCAACGG GAAATGGTTGATCACCGGCACGTACAATGGCACCTTCATTATCTACTGCGTGGAAATGGATTACTAA